GCATAAGAGAATAGCAGCAAACAGTTTCGGCGATATACTAACACTCGTCGCAAGACGGGTTGGGCCCTTCGCTGCCCGCGTCAAGGATACAGACGTAGTGTACGACCTAGCTATCCATGAAGTTGATAACGCTCTTGTAATATACAGGTTACTCCCCCACACAGTGAAGTCTTATACGCTGGGGGGCATAGTATCAAACCTAACGGATTACGCTCTAGCGGTACTAGGCTATGATAACGGCTTTGCAAGCATCGAAGTAAACCGTGTAACACCATTCAAACAGAGAATACTATACCTTACAGCCAGAAAAGGTGTAGTATTCTTAGACTACATGAAACAAGAGCTACGCTTCCACAGCAACGACGAGGAGACAATAATCCACGTCAACCGGGAAGAACCACTATACCTCGAAGACCTAGTAACGCTAAGAAGCTTCGCAGACAAGAATAAGCCGCCAGTAGACACGCGTCAAGCATTCACAGCACTATATATCTGCGAGAAAATACTAAATTCAACAAAACGCGGAAAAGAAATAATACTAGACAAAGAGGGCGACTATAAAACGTATAGCGATATACTAGAAGAGGGCATTAAGAGATATCGCCACTATGTAAGCCAACATACAAGCCAACACTAAAATAATTATAAAATAATCATATTTCGGGTTCTTATATTCAGCTACTAATGTACAGCGAGCAGTCAACTTCCAGTAATAACTTCATCGATTAAGAAGACAACACGAATGCAATTAGCACCCGATCCCAGTACTATAATCACATTACGACTATGTATAATCATGGCTGAGCCAGTAACAAGACCTTGTTGTAATACTCATTGCTGTATGATTTATTATATGCGTACTACGATGCATGCAAAGAAGGGGGTTGCCGGGCATCATATGGCGCTGACGAGGATGATCATGCATGGATGTAGTAGACCTAGTCCTAAGCGGGCAACAACCTCTAGCTGTTTGCGGCGCGGGCTATGTTGGACTAAGCCTCGCCGCCGTATACCTCCGCCACGGCATAAAGGTCATACTAGCAGACATAAACGAGGAAAAACTCAGACTCATAGAAAGCAAGAAGTACAGATACATCGAACACACGGTGGAAGAAGCTATAAACACGGGACTGGACAGCGGCAGGCTACAGCTGACAACAAGCTGCGAAGAAGCCACCAGGAAGAGCAGAATAACTGTCGTAACCGTCCCAATACACCTAGACTGGGACACAAAAACAATCAACTACACGCCCTTCGTCAACGCCCTAAAAGATATAGCACGCGGCCTCAAGAAAGGCGACCTAGTCATAATAGAATCAAGCGTCCCTCCCGGGACTACAGAGGAGATAGCAAAACCCGTACTCGAAGAGACCAGCGGCCTGCGTGCTGAGGAGGACTTCCTCCTAGCATATAGCCCAGAACGCATCTACGTAGGAAGGGCAGTCAAAGACATCGAGGAGAACTACCCAAAGATAGTAGCCGGGATAGGACCACGCAGCACAGAGGCAGCAGCAAAACTCTACAAGAAAATAGCCAAGAAAGGCGTATTAAGACTCCCAAAGCCCCGGGACGCCGAGTTCGAGAAGCTAGCAGAAGGAGTATACCGTGACGTCAACATAGCCCTAGCCAACGAGCTAGCCATCGCAGCCATGAAGCTCGGCGTAGACTTCTACGCGGCCCGCGAAGCCGCAAATACCGCAAAACCTTACATAAACATACACCTACCCGGACCAGGAGTAGGCGGCGCCTGCATACCAATATACCCATACTTCCTAGCCAACAAGCTCCTCGAGAAACACTACATTCCACAGCTCATGCTGACAGCACGCCAGATAAACGAACAAATGCCCTTAGTTATAATAAAATTAATAGAACAGTTAGCAACAACACATAAGATAGAGAAGAAAATCGCAAAAATAGCTATACTAGGAGTAGCGTTCAGAGGCGACATAGATGATACGCGCCTTTCTCCTACGCACGATATAGTAGCGTTGCTTCGCGCCAGAGGATATAATAATATATGGGCACACGACCCCTTTGTAAATTATGACCCAATCCTCAACGGGCTGGGGGTAAGGCTAACAAACAACATTTATGACGTACTAGATAATGCTGATATTGTAATAATAGCTACTAGACACAGTATATACAAAGATATCAAGCTTTCAGAGCTACTCAAGCAAACCGGCAAACACTCAATAGTAATAGATACAGTAAATTATATAAAAATTGATGTTAAATATGATAAAATAATAGTATTAGGATTAAGATAGATATTTTACTCCACAAGGATTCATCGTCTTAATCAATAGCCAAGAAAGCTAACTATACATAACAATTAAATGCAAGTGAATGTAAGTTAATAGAGGCGACATTGGGGTAGGCAAATGAAGTACAACAGAATAGGCTATGTTGCGAATCTGAAGTCACCATTTCAGAAAGAACTATATAGATTTCTAATTAAAAAAGAGAACCTATATAACTATAAAGTATATCACATTAGCCAGTTAAAAGAAAGTAATAATTCAACTAACAAAATAATGTTCCCATTTAGATTAATATATCAATTACTAAATCTAAACATATTAAATTTAGATGCATTATTAATCGAATTTATATCACATGAAGCCTTTTTCTATAAGATATTAAGTCTACACAAGGTGCCAACCTTTGTCAGGTGCCATAGAATAGAACTCTATGATTATTACAATAACCATCGAAAGAAATTTCTCTATGCAATTGAATTCGCAACACTTATAATGTGCGTAAGTAATGCTATGCGGGAAAGACTTGCTGAAATAGCACCACATGCCAAGTATAAATCAATAGTAGTCTATAACTCTGTCGATATTAATAAATTTAAACCATTAAATCTAGAACAAAGATATGTGGATCGCCGTGATGGAAAATTTGTAATAGGCAGTATGGGAAGATTCATAGAATCTAAGGGCTTTACTGAACTTATTTACACAGTAGCTAGATTAATTAAGAAAGGTTATAATAACATAATCTTAGAGATAGCTGGGTATGGTCCATTATATTATAAAATCAATAAACTTGTCGAAAAACTCAATATTAAGAAAAACGTCATTATTCGTGGCTACATTCCACATGATGAGACTGTTAAGTGGTATAATAGTTTAGATATGTTTGTACTTAATAGTAAAATTGAAGGTATGCCTACAGTTGTGCTAGAAGCTATGGCAACGGCACTTCCAGTAGTTGCCACGTCCGTAGGCGGTATACCTGAGGCTCTAGACAGTGAGTGGATATATGAACCATACAATCTAGATCGTTTAGAAGATCTAATACTAAAAATATATAATATGGATCCTTCAAAGCGAATAAAGATTGGTATGAAGAATAGACTTCGTGTTATCGATAAATTTAATCTAGAGAAAAACTCCAAAGTAATAATTGATCTTATACTTAAAAATATTAACAATATATAAATTATATTAACTAATATTAGAATGCTAATGTAGTAATATAACTGGTGGTAGTAAATATGAAACACAGAGTTGTACAGTATATAGACTACTACGGCGATAAAATGGGAGGTGGCGCAATATTCGCTAAATGGCTAAACATATATTTTAATTATGTTAAAAAGATACCTGCACTAATACTATCTACGTCATATCCAAATAAGTATTCTAGATATAATGAAGACCTCGAATCTATCTTATTAGTAGGAAAAAATGTAAAGCCTTTTGTAAAACATTTTGTGTCGTCACCCAGAGGTAAACGTAAAACAGCTAAAGCTTTTGCCTGGTTTGGTACAAATATATATCTAATAATGAAGAAATACGATATATTACAGATACATGGTAGTATATCATCTACAAAATTACCATTCATAAATAGATTATATTTCTGTCCAATTTGCATAGCACTACATTTAAGAAATACTTACAAGAAATATATAAAGAAAGTAGTTCTAACATTACATGCCTACTGGACACTAGTTAATTTAGTTAACAATACAAATAATATAAAGGATATAGCTCTGGCCGAGAAAATGCTATTTGATAATGTTGATGATATTATAGCTGTAGAATTATACCACTATAATGTACTCAGAGAGCAAAATATGTCCGCTAGGATACACTATATACCATCAGCATCTGTTCCTAAAAAATTAGTGTATAATCCATATGTTATCCCAAATATAGAAATAGATGAAGAAATACTTAATAAAATTAGAAATAAGATTAAAATTTGTCTTCCTAGCAGATTAGAGCCAGAAAGAAATATCATAGATTTTGTGCGCCAATATATTAAGGCTATAAACACATATGATTATGTAAGACGAAATACGATATTGCTTATAGCAGGCAGCGGTTCATTAGAAAATCTTATCAGACATATATCAGAAAAAATCAGCAACATAATATATTTAGGCGCTCTAAGCCATATTGAAGTTCTATCTATGATAAGAGATCATTGCGATATAGTAGTAAATACCGCGAAATCGCCTGGCACGGGACGTATAACCATAGAGGCTTTTACATTCAAGAAGCCCGTTCTCCGGCGTATGTCAATTGATATCAATCCAATAGTGGATGGTGTAAACGGAATAGTGTATAGTGACGATGATATTATAGATAAGTTAGTGGATATAAGCTTAATGAGATACGATTTGCATAAGCTAGGTGAGCACGGACAAGAGACAGTGAAAAAGCGATTTCTATTCGAAGATATAGCGGAAAAATATATGAATATCTATAATTTATAATCATGGTGAATATTATGCACCAGGATATAGATGTAGTTTTGGTGTCACGCGGATGGTTTCCAACCACTAAGGGCGGTGCAGAAAAATTTATATCAAGACTCGGAAACGAACTATATAAGAGAGGACTAAAAGTAGTTGGTATCACGCAATGGGTCAGAAACGCTTTTTATCCCAAAACTCCTTACAAAATTATATTTATTTCTGGAAAGGGAAAACCCAATACGCTATCATCATTGGTATTTTCTTTAAAAGCTGGCATAACAGTAAATAAGCTGAAACCATGTGCTGTCATAGTAAATGGCTACTGGGGAGAACTAGCTCCACTATTCATCAAGAGTTCAAAGATAGTAACAATTATACATGATGTAGGGTTTGTAAACTCCATATATCAGTCCAAATTACACTACAATACTATCAAAAATATTATGCGAAAATATATCTTAAGCAAAATAATTAAAAAATCCGACATAATAGTTGTTCCTAGCTTAATTGTGAAAAAAGATATTATAAATTACATTAGTAGTTACTGTACAGAGAAGATATACGTGCTGGGTTTCGAAGGTATCGATGGCCCGTTTAGACGTATACATGTAGAAAATGAATACTTTGATATAGTCCATGTAGCACGATTTGCCCCCAACAAGGGACATATCATACTCCTGAAAGCCTTTGCCAATATTCTCAATGAACTGAAAAATATACGCCTATGGCTTGTTGGAGGTATTGATGCGAAACACATAGATTATTATGAGAAAATAAAATATATAGCTAATAATATAAATAGGAAGTTTAATAAACCTGTCGTGAAAATAGTTACAAATGCTCCATCGCTGAATAATTACTACGCATTAGCCGATGTATGTGTAGCCCCATCCATTGGTGACGAAGGCTATGGACTTGCAGTTGCTGAGTGCATGGCATACGGCAAGCCTGTTATTGCATCTGATATATTTGCTGACACCGGAGTCGTCTCCGCTGAAAGGGCATTTGTAGTAGAGCGTGGCGATCCCTATGCATTAGCAAATACTATTAAGTACGTCTATTTGAATTACGAGGAAGCACTTAAAAAAGCAGATAAAGGATTAGAGTTTGCTAGAAAATGTAGTTGGAGTAAAGTAGCTGATAAATTTATAGAATTACTGAGACATGTTAACTGTAAGTAGATAGCATGCCTAGACTATTACTCTTACTCATATTTTAGTCAACTATTATGCATATTTTACGCTAAATGAGATACGTATAGCTAAGTCTAATCATAATATTCATAAGTTAAATTTAAATTATAGCCCTTCTCGAAGTTTTCCTGCAAGCTACGTCCATAGGACACTTTTAAGATACTACACAAAATCCTTATTAATATAGTTTGTCGAGGACCATTAAGAGAATTAGCTCAAGTTAGTTGTACAATCTAACGTCACAATTATTTTCGTGGTGTT
The window above is part of the Pyrodictium abyssi genome. Proteins encoded here:
- a CDS encoding Gfo/Idh/MocA family oxidoreductase, which gives rise to MVVRVAVIGAGYMGSAHARVLKRIINEYPGLAELVYVVDIDRHKAINVTSKYGGKPTDSIDKLPDESVDFAIIATPTSFHFTAVKQLAEKGVKGFLIEKPMTRNLEEATSLIDLEKEYNLWITVGHIERFNPATAALHKRIAANSFGDILTLVARRVGPFAARVKDTDVVYDLAIHEVDNALVIYRLLPHTVKSYTLGGIVSNLTDYALAVLGYDNGFASIEVNRVTPFKQRILYLTARKGVVFLDYMKQELRFHSNDEETIIHVNREEPLYLEDLVTLRSFADKNKPPVDTRQAFTALYICEKILNSTKRGKEIILDKEGDYKTYSDILEEGIKRYRHYVSQHTSQH
- a CDS encoding nucleotide sugar dehydrogenase — encoded protein: MDVVDLVLSGQQPLAVCGAGYVGLSLAAVYLRHGIKVILADINEEKLRLIESKKYRYIEHTVEEAINTGLDSGRLQLTTSCEEATRKSRITVVTVPIHLDWDTKTINYTPFVNALKDIARGLKKGDLVIIESSVPPGTTEEIAKPVLEETSGLRAEEDFLLAYSPERIYVGRAVKDIEENYPKIVAGIGPRSTEAAAKLYKKIAKKGVLRLPKPRDAEFEKLAEGVYRDVNIALANELAIAAMKLGVDFYAAREAANTAKPYINIHLPGPGVGGACIPIYPYFLANKLLEKHYIPQLMLTARQINEQMPLVIIKLIEQLATTHKIEKKIAKIAILGVAFRGDIDDTRLSPTHDIVALLRARGYNNIWAHDPFVNYDPILNGLGVRLTNNIYDVLDNADIVIIATRHSIYKDIKLSELLKQTGKHSIVIDTVNYIKIDVKYDKIIVLGLR
- a CDS encoding glycosyltransferase family 4 protein is translated as MKYNRIGYVANLKSPFQKELYRFLIKKENLYNYKVYHISQLKESNNSTNKIMFPFRLIYQLLNLNILNLDALLIEFISHEAFFYKILSLHKVPTFVRCHRIELYDYYNNHRKKFLYAIEFATLIMCVSNAMRERLAEIAPHAKYKSIVVYNSVDINKFKPLNLEQRYVDRRDGKFVIGSMGRFIESKGFTELIYTVARLIKKGYNNIILEIAGYGPLYYKINKLVEKLNIKKNVIIRGYIPHDETVKWYNSLDMFVLNSKIEGMPTVVLEAMATALPVVATSVGGIPEALDSEWIYEPYNLDRLEDLILKIYNMDPSKRIKIGMKNRLRVIDKFNLEKNSKVIIDLILKNINNI
- a CDS encoding glycosyltransferase family 4 protein — encoded protein: MKHRVVQYIDYYGDKMGGGAIFAKWLNIYFNYVKKIPALILSTSYPNKYSRYNEDLESILLVGKNVKPFVKHFVSSPRGKRKTAKAFAWFGTNIYLIMKKYDILQIHGSISSTKLPFINRLYFCPICIALHLRNTYKKYIKKVVLTLHAYWTLVNLVNNTNNIKDIALAEKMLFDNVDDIIAVELYHYNVLREQNMSARIHYIPSASVPKKLVYNPYVIPNIEIDEEILNKIRNKIKICLPSRLEPERNIIDFVRQYIKAINTYDYVRRNTILLIAGSGSLENLIRHISEKISNIIYLGALSHIEVLSMIRDHCDIVVNTAKSPGTGRITIEAFTFKKPVLRRMSIDINPIVDGVNGIVYSDDDIIDKLVDISLMRYDLHKLGEHGQETVKKRFLFEDIAEKYMNIYNL
- a CDS encoding glycosyltransferase; this encodes MHQDIDVVLVSRGWFPTTKGGAEKFISRLGNELYKRGLKVVGITQWVRNAFYPKTPYKIIFISGKGKPNTLSSLVFSLKAGITVNKLKPCAVIVNGYWGELAPLFIKSSKIVTIIHDVGFVNSIYQSKLHYNTIKNIMRKYILSKIIKKSDIIVVPSLIVKKDIINYISSYCTEKIYVLGFEGIDGPFRRIHVENEYFDIVHVARFAPNKGHIILLKAFANILNELKNIRLWLVGGIDAKHIDYYEKIKYIANNINRKFNKPVVKIVTNAPSLNNYYALADVCVAPSIGDEGYGLAVAECMAYGKPVIASDIFADTGVVSAERAFVVERGDPYALANTIKYVYLNYEEALKKADKGLEFARKCSWSKVADKFIELLRHVNCK